The Cohnella abietis genome has a segment encoding these proteins:
- a CDS encoding N-acetylmuramoyl-L-alanine amidase, whose amino-acid sequence MKKLLSLLFVVSVMLFLSAGIVHAAKVEAVVPQLILDGKTLKPDVAPIIMSNSVLIPVRIATESLGFKVDYDNKKRQVTVSNGVKQLIMTIDNKTALLDNEPKQMLVAPQLISNTTLIPLRFLGDSLGVSVVWDNKIKSVFLYSPDNSTPPVTEPPETETPTKPDDGEVDTPVTTPVINGNIYEVRYETNSVVLKYDGVIAPSIFKLDNPKRIVVDLPNTQYAPSGFLPAVDFSKEAEGKLLVTEHPALQSVRYSLFGEASKAPRFVLDLNQNMDYELINDTTIGELRIFLVQPVSVPIPSKSLYTVVLDAGHGGSDPGAISITKRTEKEFNLSVILKVQALLSGEEKIKLVMTRTTDTFPTLADRYNLANSVKADLFVSVHANSYTPATNGTETYYTREDSKAFATLMHSYLAPATGLKDNGVRRHSVNLAVTTKTTMPAILLEIGYLSSQIDEPQLFTEDLQNRVAVAIATGIKKQLKLI is encoded by the coding sequence ATGAAGAAGTTGTTGTCCTTGTTGTTCGTCGTCTCTGTCATGCTGTTCTTGAGCGCGGGTATCGTTCATGCCGCTAAGGTAGAAGCTGTAGTACCTCAGCTTATATTGGACGGTAAAACCCTAAAGCCAGATGTTGCTCCCATTATAATGAGTAACTCAGTATTGATACCCGTTCGGATCGCCACTGAGAGTCTTGGCTTTAAGGTTGATTACGACAATAAGAAAAGGCAAGTTACCGTATCGAATGGCGTTAAGCAATTGATTATGACAATTGATAATAAGACGGCATTACTCGATAACGAGCCTAAGCAAATGTTAGTTGCACCCCAATTAATATCTAACACTACTCTTATCCCTCTCAGATTCCTCGGCGATTCTTTAGGCGTCTCAGTCGTCTGGGATAATAAAATTAAATCGGTATTTTTATATTCGCCCGATAACAGCACTCCACCCGTAACAGAACCGCCTGAAACGGAGACGCCGACCAAGCCTGATGATGGAGAAGTGGATACACCCGTTACTACGCCTGTGATAAACGGAAATATTTACGAAGTGCGTTATGAAACGAATTCAGTTGTATTGAAATATGACGGTGTTATAGCTCCTAGTATATTCAAGCTAGACAATCCTAAGCGGATTGTAGTCGATCTTCCTAATACTCAGTACGCACCGTCGGGATTCCTTCCTGCAGTTGATTTCTCGAAGGAAGCTGAAGGAAAGCTGTTAGTTACAGAGCATCCGGCATTACAGTCAGTTCGCTACTCCCTGTTCGGGGAAGCTTCTAAAGCCCCACGATTCGTTCTAGATTTGAATCAGAACATGGACTACGAGCTAATTAACGATACAACCATTGGAGAGCTTAGAATTTTCCTTGTACAACCTGTATCCGTTCCTATTCCTAGCAAATCGTTATACACGGTTGTATTGGATGCGGGACATGGAGGATCCGATCCGGGTGCGATAAGCATCACAAAACGTACGGAGAAGGAATTTAATTTATCTGTCATCCTGAAGGTGCAGGCGCTGCTATCAGGAGAGGAGAAAATTAAGCTTGTAATGACCCGTACAACGGACACATTCCCAACATTGGCGGATAGGTATAACCTTGCTAATTCCGTCAAAGCCGATCTATTCGTATCTGTTCATGCGAACAGTTACACTCCTGCAACGAACGGAACCGAAACCTATTATACTCGCGAGGACAGCAAGGCTTTTGCAACGCTGATGCATTCCTATCTCGCACCAGCAACTGGCCTCAAGGATAATGGTGTCAGACGCCATTCCGTGAATTTGGCAGTTACAACCAAGACTACAATGCCTGCGATATTGTTGGAAATCGGTTATTTATCGAGTCAGATCGATGAGCCACAACTATTCACAGAGGACCTGCAAAATAGAGTTGCTGTTGCTATAGCAACAGGCATTAAGAAACAGCTGAAATTAATTTAA
- the leuD gene encoding 3-isopropylmalate dehydratase small subunit gives MEPFVQLNGLVAPVDRVNVDTDAIIPKQFLKRIERSGFGQFLFFEWRWDEQGNVIPEFNLNKPRYQGASVLISRANFGCGSSREHAPWAILDYGFRCIIAPSFADIFYNNCFKNGILPIKLSEEQVEDLFQRTNAKEGYTLKVDLENSVLSDEDGLSISFQIDEHRRQFLLQGLDDIGLTLQHENAITAYEAKRAASVSA, from the coding sequence ATGGAACCTTTTGTACAATTAAATGGTCTTGTCGCCCCGGTTGACCGGGTTAATGTAGATACGGATGCAATTATTCCTAAGCAATTTTTGAAAAGAATTGAAAGAAGCGGGTTCGGTCAATTTCTATTCTTCGAATGGAGATGGGATGAGCAAGGTAATGTCATTCCCGAATTTAATTTGAATAAGCCGCGTTATCAAGGTGCTTCTGTTTTGATTTCACGTGCTAACTTCGGCTGCGGCTCATCCCGTGAGCATGCTCCTTGGGCGATTCTGGACTACGGCTTCCGCTGCATCATTGCTCCGTCGTTCGCAGATATTTTTTACAATAACTGCTTTAAGAATGGGATTCTGCCTATCAAGCTTAGCGAAGAGCAAGTAGAGGACCTGTTCCAACGGACGAATGCTAAAGAAGGCTACACGTTGAAAGTCGATCTAGAGAACAGTGTACTCAGCGACGAAGACGGTCTTAGTATTTCTTTCCAAATCGACGAGCATCGTCGTCAGTTCTTGCTGCAAGGCTTGGATGATATTGGTCTTACTCTTCAGCATGAGAATGCGATTACTGCATACGAAGCAAAGCGTGCGGCAAGCGTTAGTGCTTAA